The Euphorbia lathyris chromosome 8, ddEupLath1.1, whole genome shotgun sequence genome has a window encoding:
- the LOC136202321 gene encoding protein REDUCED CHLOROPLAST COVERAGE 2 codes for MAPKTGKAKPHKLKGEKKKKEEKVLPVVIEISIETPDDSQVTLKGISTDRILDVRKLLGVHVETCHFTNFSLSHEVRGPRLKDSVDIVSLKPCHLTIIEEDYTEEEAVAHIRRFLDIVACTTSFGHSSSKPTSRTNLKDSAPKETSSTEIEPIQSSDNGGDANSKPKTGAGGDKKICAANCKIGKESCKDVLEKGDAAAGVISMCPPPRLGQFYDFFSFSHLTPPVNYIRRSTRPFLEDKTDDDLFQIDVRVCSGKPMTIVSSRKGFYPAGKRLLLCHSLVNLLQQISRVFDAAYKALMKAFTEHNKFGNLPYGFRSNTWVVPPIVADNPSVFPPLPMEDENWGGNGGGLGRDGKHDHRPWAKEFAILASMPCKTAEERQIRDRKAFLLHSLFVDVSVFRAIAFIKHIIENSQYSLNDATQLVSHEEKVGDLLINVTKDVPDASTKLDCKNDGGRVLGMSQEELAQRNLLKGITADESATVHDTSTLGVVVVRHCGYTAVVKVSAEINWEGFPIPQDIEIEDQPEGGANALNVNSLRMLLHKSSSSQSPSTVQRVQIGDSESLSSGRVLVRKVLEESLLKLQDEPRKQTKPIRWELGACWVQHLQNQASGKTESKKSEETKPEPAVKGLGKQGALLKEIKKKLDARSSKTEEGKDLSTSDMNKKLDGTNQKELEKKEEEMETMWKQLVHEAAYLRLKESETGLHLKSPSELIEMAHTYYADTALPKLVADFGSLELSPVDGRTLTDFMHTRGLQMCSLGRVVELADKLPHVQSLCVHEMIVRAYKHILHAVVASVNNVDDLAVSIASCLNVLLGMPSSEKEDLDIVNDDELKWKWVETFLLRRFGWHWKHESFQDLRKFAILRGLSHKVGLELLPRDYDMDTASPFRMSDVISMVPVYKHVACSSADGRTLLESSKTSLDKGKLEDAVNYGTKALSKLVSVCGPYHRMTAGAYSLLAVVLYHTGDFNQATIYQQKALDINERELGLDHPDTMKSYGDLAVFYYRLQHTELALKYVNRALYLLHLTCGPSHPNTAATYINVAMMEEGLGNVHVALRYLHEALKCNQRLLGADHIQTAASYHAIAIALSLMEAYSLSVQHEQTTLQILQAKLGPEDLRTQDAAAWLEYFESKALEQQEAARNGTPKPDASISSKGHLSVSDLLDYITPDADMKAREAQRKARAKVKGKPGQNWDTISSDESPKDETMSPTYPVIENSSDKENKSEVQFSESRNEKTDSSLPDHPIVSTSDDITQEDDSDEGWQEAVPKGRSPTSRKPSGSRRPSLAKLNTNFMNASQSSRFRGKPTNFTSPRALPNDSSASTSPSVPGPKKFVKSSSFSPKQINSSATAGAVEKSTNPKSAPTTPLTNDQIAKPSSVTSPISVQTAGKLFSYKEVALAPPGTIVKAVTEQLPKGINPVEPSPQVTQETAASQVTGEVGALKDEEGKEVLKPEQGKGFVVEEPEAEVGNSESLELSKETKCVCTDDVEKKAGAVENKSAEVEVENKSADVEVENASAANITIPGNENSETSTGGSVTASSKVEVLETRESCVCEATSTSPEPTSSLTENTILLPDKDTSVPSEEPVHENSQDLSDGSTSAKPLPSEGEKQDEAESGKDMTKKLSATAPPFKPSIIPVFGSIPGLKDHVGILPPPVNIPPMLTVNPVRRSPHQSATARVPYGPRLSGGYNRSGNRMPRNKPSFHNNENNGDGNHFNPPRIMNPHAAEFVPGQPWVPNGYPVSPNGYLAATNGFPLSPTGIPVSPSGYSTPLNGVPVAENGSPASPGSSVDSPASANVDIGVEEENEAAEANNIEVCAEDKNEAAAANNVENSPAEGVETQPSEQKCHTEPIENAHTEVEEKPTTNLDVLTCDAAVSKETCRSILVEEKENKCWGDYSDGEAETVEVAS; via the exons ATGGCTCCTAAAACTGGAAAGGCAAAACCACATAAACTCAAGggggaaaaaaagaagaaggaagagaaag TTTTGCCTGTAGTTATTGAAATTAGCATTGAAACACCAGATGACTCGCAAGTCACCCTTAAG GGTATCTCGACGGACAGGATTTTGGATGTAAGAAAGCTTTTAGGGGTCCATGTTGAGACTTGCCATTTTACTAACTTCTCCCTGTCTCACGAG GTACGGGGACCCAGGCTGAAAGATTCCGTGGATATTGTTTCTCTCAAACCTTGCCACCTCACCATTATTGAAG AGGACTACACTGAAGAAGAAGCAGTAGCTCACATCCGGCGATTCCTTGATATCGTCGCCTGCACTACCTCCTTCGGTCATTCATCGTCTAAACCTACCTCTCGAACCAATTTGAAAGATTCAGCACCTAAAGAGACCAGTTCCACTGAGATTGAACCGATTCAGAGCTCTGACAATGGAGGCGATGCCAATTCCAAGCCAAAAACCGGAGCAGGAGGAGATAAGAAAATTTGTGCCGCCAACTGCAAAATTGGGAAGGAAAGTTGTAAGGATGTGTTGGAGAAAGGAGATGCGGCGGCGGGGGTCATTTCGATGTGTCCACCACCGCGCCTGGGCCAGTTCTACGACTTCTTTTCGTTTTCGCACCTCACACCACCGGTCAACT ACATTAGGAGGTCGACGCGTCCTTTCCTCGAGGATAAAACAGATGATgatttatttcagattgat GTTAGGGTTTGCAGTGGAAAGCCAATGACAATTGTGTCATCACGGAAAGGATTTTATCCTGCTGGAAAACGTTTACTTCTCTGCCATTCTTTAGTCAATCTCCTTCAGCAGATTAGTAGGGTCTTTGACGCT GCATATAAGGCTCTCATGAAAGCTTTCACGGAGCACAACAAA TTTGGCAATCTTCCTTATGGTTTTCGATCAAATACATGGGTTGTTCCTCCCATTGTTGCTGATAACCCATCTGTTTTCCCTCCACTTCCAATGGAAGATGAGAACTGGGGAGGGAATGGAGGTGGACTGGGAAGAGATGGAAAACATGATCACAGGCCGTGGGCAAAGGAATTTGCAATTCTGGCATCAATGCCTTGTAAAACAGCCGAAGAGAGGCAAATTCGGGATAGGAAAGCCTTTCTGCTTCACAGTTTATTCGTCGACGTCTCCGTTTTCAGAGCTATTGCATTTATCAAACATATTATTGAAAATAGCCAGTACTCTTTAAATGATGCCACCCAATTAGTTTCACATGAGGAAAAAGTTGGAGATTTGCTAATTAATGTGACAAAAGATGTTCCTGATGCAAGTACAAAGTTGGATTGTAAAAATGATGGGGGTAGAGTTCTTGGAATGTCTCAAGAAGAGCTTGCTCAGAGAAATTTACTAAAAGGAATAACTGCTGATGAAAGCGCAACTGTTCAT GATACTTCTACTTTGGGAGTTGTGGTTGTTCGACACTGTGGCTACACAGCTGTAGTAAAAGTTTCAGCTGAGATAAATTGGGAGGGGTTCCCTATTCCCCAGGATATTGAAATTGAGGACCAGCCTGAAGGAGGTGCCAATGCGTTGAACGTTAATAG CTTGAGAATGCTATTGCACAAGTCATCCTCATCTCAATCACCTAGTACAGTGCAACGAGTGCAGATTGGTGATTCTGAAAGTTTAAGTTCTGGTCGGGTTTTGGTGAGGAAAGTTCTGGAAGAGAGTCTACTGAAGTTGCAAGACGAACCTAGAAAGCAAACTAAGCCTATTAGATGGGAGCTAGGAGCATGTTGGGTTCAACATTTGCAAAATCAGGCTTCTGGGAAAACTGAATCGAAGAAAAGTGAAGAAACTAAGCCTGAGCCAGCTGTAAAGGGACTTGGAAAGCAAGGTGCATTGCTAAAGGAGATAAAGAAGAAACTAGATGCCAGAAGTAGTAAAACTGAAGAGGGAAAAGATCTTTCTACGTCTGACATGAACAAGAAATTGGATGGAACTAATCAGAAAGAGTTGGAGAAAAaagaagaggaaatggaaaccATGTGGAAACAGCTAGTCCATGAAGCTGCATATTTGCGTCTTAAAGAATCAGAAACTGGTCTTCATCTCAAG TCACCTTCTGAATTGATTGAAATGGCACATACATACTATGCAGATACTGCTCTTCCCAAACTG GTGGCAGATTTTGGGTCCCTTGAACTATCACCGGTTGATGGAAGAACTTTGACCGACTTCATGCATACTAGGGGTTTGCAGATGTGTTCTTTAGGGCGTGTG GTTGAACTTGCAGACAAACTCCCTCATGTTCAATCACTGTGTGTACATGAAATGATTGTGCGAGCCTACAAACACATATTACATGCTGTTGTTGCTTCAGTTAATAATGTTGATGACTTGGCGGTGTCCATTGCTTCATGTCTAAATGTATTGTTAGGCATGCCTTCTTCTGAAAAGGAGGATCTGGATATTGTAAACGATGATGAACTGAAATGGAAGTGGGTGGAAACATTCCTTTTAAGAAGGTTTGGTTGGCATTGGAAGCATGAGAGCTTCCAGGACCTAAGAAAGTTTGCAATTCTTCGTGGGTTGTCCCACAAG GTTGGGCTTGAGCTTCTTCCTAGGGACTATGATATGGACACTGCATCTCCTTTTAGAATGTCAGATGTTATAAGCATGGTGCCCGTGTATAAG CATGTTGCATGTTCATCTGCTGATGGCCGCACATTGTTGGAATCATCAAAAACGTCCTTGGATAAAGGTAAATTGGAGGATGCTGTCAACTATGGCACTAAG GCACTTTCAAAACTTGTGTCAGTTTGTGGTCCTTATCATCGAATGACTGCGGGAGCATATAGTCTACTGGCTGTAGTGCTGTACCATACTGGAGACTTTAATCAG GCAACCATATATCAGCAAAAAGCATTGGATATTAATGAGAGGGAGCTTGGACTTGACCATCCTGATACAATGAAAAGTTATGGGGATCTAGCTGTCTTTTACTATCGTCTTCAACATACAGAATTAGCCTTGAA GTATGTAAACCGCGCATTGTATCTTTTACATTTAACATGTGGGCCATCTCATCCAAACACTGCTGCAACCTACATTAATGTAGCAATGATGGAAGAAGGTTTGGGAAATGTCCATGTTGCTCTTAGGTACCTCCATGAGGCTCTGAAGTGTAACCAGAGATTACTTGGTGCTGATCATATACAG ACTGCTGCCAGCTACCATGCTATAGCAATTGCTCTCTCGTTAATGGAAGCGTACTCCCTAAGTGTTCAGCATGAACAAACTACGCTTCAAATACTTCAAGCCAAACTCGGACCCGAGGATCTACGCACACAG GATGCAGCTGCATGGCTCGAGTATTTCGAGTCCAAGGCTCTGGAGCAGCAAGAAGCTGCACGCAATGGCACTCCAAAGCCCGATGCCTCAATTTCTAGTAAAGGTCATTTGAG TGTGTCAGACCTTTTGGATTATATAACACCAGATGCTGATATGAAAGCAAGAGAAGCTCAAAGGAAAGCTCGTGCAAAG GTAAAAGGCAAACCAGGACAAAACTGGGATACAATCTCATCAGATGAATCTCCTAAGGATGAAACGATGTCACCAACTTATCCGGTTATAGAGAATTCAAGTGACAAAGAGAACAAATCTGAAGTGCAATTTTCAGAATCTAGGAATGAAAAAACTGATTCAAGTCTCCCAGATCATCCAATTGTCAGTACAAGTGATGATATAACACAGGAGGATGACTCAGATGAAGGATGGCAAGAAGCTGTACCTAAAGGTCGATCACCTACAAGTCGCAAACCTTCTGGGTCAAGGAGGCCTAGCCTAGCGAAATTAAATACCAACTTTATGAATGCATCTCAATCATCAAGATTTCGAGGAAAGCCAACTAATTTTACTTCTCCAAGGGCATTGCCAAATGATTCTTCTGCTTCCACTAGTCCCAGTGTTCCTGGTCCTAAAAAGTTTGTTAAGAGTTCAAGTTTTAGCCCTAAACAAATTAATTCCAGTGCCACAGCTGGTGCGGTAGAGAAATCAACTAACCCTAAATCAGCCCCAACTACCCCgttaacaaatgatcaaattgcCAAACCATCTTCAGTGACAAGTCCAATCAGCGTTCAGACGGCTGGAAAACTTTTCTCCTACAAAGAAGTTGCTTTAGCTCCTCCTGGGACAATTGTGAAGGCAGTGACAGAACAGTTGCCAAAAGGAATTAATCCCGTTGAACCAAGTCCTCAGGTGACACAAGAAACAGCTGCATCACAGGTCACTGGTGAGGTTGGAGCACTGAAAGATGAAGAGGGGAAAGAAGTTTTGAAACCTGAACAGGGAAAAGGTTTTGTTGTTGAAGAGCCAGAAGCAGAAGTAGGGAATTCAGAGTCGCTGGAACTATCAAAAGAAACGAAATGTGTTTGCACTGATGATGTAGAAAAGAAGGCGGGAGCAGTTGAAAATAAATCCGCTGAAGTTGAAGTTGAAAATAAATCTGCTGATGTTGAAGTTGAAAATGCCAGTGCTGCAAATATTACAATTCCAGGAAATGAAAATTCAGAAACTTCCACAGGAGGTTCAGTTACTGCCTCTTCCAAAGTTGAAGTGCTAGAAACAAGAGAGTCATGTGTATGTGAAGCAACTTCCACGAGTCCTGAGCCCACATCTTCCTTAACTGAAAATACAATTCTGTTGCCAGACAAAGACACTTCTGTTCCAAGTGAAGAACCGGTGCATGAGAATTCTCAGGATCTATCCGATGGCAGCACAAGTGCTAAGCCATTGCCATCTGAAGGAGAAAAGCAAGATGAAGCAGAATCTGGGAAGGACATGACTAAGAAACTTTCAGCAACTGCACCACCATTTAAGCCATCCATAATTCCCGTTTTTGGCTCAATTCCGGGTTTAAAAGATCATGTAGGAATTCTTCCTCCACCAGTAAATATCCCTCCAATGCTTACAGTCAATCCTGTGCGGAGATCACCTCATCAATCAGCAACTGCAAGGGTTCCCTATGGTCCAAGGTTATCTGGTGGTTATAATAGATCTGGAAATCGCATGCCCCGCAACAAACCTAGCTTCCATAACAATGAAAATAATGGAGATGGCAATCACTTTAACCCTCCGAGAATAATGAACCCTCATGCTGCTGAATTTGTACCTGGGCAACCTTGGGTTCCGAATGGCTATCCTGTATCACCAAATGGTTATTTGGCTGCTACAAATGGTTTTCCTTTATCTCCAACTGGCATTCCAGTGTCACCGAGTGGATATTCAACACCACTGAATGGCGTTCCAGTGGCTGAGAATGGATCACCAGCATCTCCAGGCAGCTCAGTAGACTCACCTGCATCGGCTAATGTTGACATAGGtgttgaagaagaaaatgaagccGCAGAAGCTAATAATATTGAAGTATGTGCTGAAGATAAAAATGAAGCTGCAGCAGCTAATAATGTCGAAAATTCCCCAGCGGAAGGAGTAGAGACCCAGCCAAGTGAACAAAAGTGTCATACAGAACCAATTGAAAATGCACACACTGAAGTTGAAGAAAAGCCTACTACTAATTTAGACGTATTGACTTGTGATGCTGCTGTTTCTAAAGAAACATGCCGTAGCATTTTGGTTGAGGAGAAAGAAAACAAATGCTGGGGAGATTACAGTGACGGCGAAGCTGAAACTGTTGAGGTTGCAAGTTGA
- the LOC136202322 gene encoding heptahelical transmembrane protein 2 isoform X2 has product MVRRRTKKEKFERRLVKYKDLPDYLQDNEFILDHYRCEWPLKDAVFSVFSLHNESLNIWTHLGGFLIFLGLMVMSCMEKMELRGYIASFSSQVSGALMLNFKNVSGDDHTFTDSQLTHISQQSIVHMHEQDNEELIPLWPWFIFLSGAMGCLVCSSISHLLACHSKQYSLFFWRLDYAGISLMIICSFFAPIYYAFYCDPIPQIFYITSITVIGVLAIITLLAPSLSSPQYRPFRATLFLLMGLFGVVPAAHAVALNWNHPHVYVSIGYELLMGILYAAGVMFYVTRIPERWKPGAFDIAGHSHQIFHVFVVLAALAHSAATLVILDFRQRSPSCS; this is encoded by the exons ATGGTGAGAAGGAGGACGAAGAAAGAGAAATTCGAGAGGAGATTAGTAAAATACAAAGACTTACCTGATTATTTACAAGATAACGAATTCATCTTGGATCATTATCGATGCGAGTGGCCATTGAAGGACGCAGTGTTCAGCGTCTTCTCTTTGCACAACGAATCCCTCAATATCTGGAC GCATTTGGGAGGGTTTTTGATATTTTTGGGGCTAATGGTGATGAGCtgtatggagaagatggagCTGAGAGGATACATCGCCAGTTTCTCCAG CCAAGTTTCTGGAGCgttgatgttgaattttaagaACGTCTCTGGTGATGATCACACGTTTACT GATTCGCAGTTGACTCACATTTCACAACAGTCAATTGTCCACATGCATGAACAGGATAACGAAGAATTAATTCCTTTATGGCCatggtttattttcttatcaGGAGCAATGGGTTGTTTGGTCTGCAGCTCCATTTCTCACCTACTTGCTTGTCATTCCAAGCAGTACAGCCTCTTCTTTTGGCGTCTAGATTATGCTGGCATTTCTCTTATGATTATTTGCTCTTTTTTTGCTCCTATCTACTATGCTTTTTACTGTGACCCAATTCCACAAATCTTCTACATAACCTCCATTACTGTAATTGGTGTCCTTGCCATTATTACTCTTCTAGCACCTTCTCTTTCTTCGCCTCAATACCGACCCTTCAGAGCTACTTTGTTCCTCCTCATGGGGTTGTTCGGGGTGGTTCCTGCTGCACATGCTGTTGCTCTCAACTGGAACCATCCGCATGTATATGTATCCATCGGTTATGAGCTTCTTATGGGGATTCTGTATGCTGCTGGAGTCATGTTTTATGTTACTAGAATACCGGAACGTTGGAAGCCTGGTGCTTTTGACATTGCAGGACACAGTCATCAGATTTTTCATGTGTTTGTGGTTCTTGCTGCACTTGCACATAGTGCTGCTACTTTGGTAATTCTGGATTTTCGCCAGAGATCACCTTCCTGCTCATGA
- the LOC136202322 gene encoding heptahelical transmembrane protein 2 isoform X1: MVRRRTKKEKFERRLVKYKDLPDYLQDNEFILDHYRCEWPLKDAVFSVFSLHNESLNIWTHLGGFLIFLGLMVMSCMEKMELRGYIASFSSSQVSGALMLNFKNVSGDDHTFTDSQLTHISQQSIVHMHEQDNEELIPLWPWFIFLSGAMGCLVCSSISHLLACHSKQYSLFFWRLDYAGISLMIICSFFAPIYYAFYCDPIPQIFYITSITVIGVLAIITLLAPSLSSPQYRPFRATLFLLMGLFGVVPAAHAVALNWNHPHVYVSIGYELLMGILYAAGVMFYVTRIPERWKPGAFDIAGHSHQIFHVFVVLAALAHSAATLVILDFRQRSPSCS, translated from the exons ATGGTGAGAAGGAGGACGAAGAAAGAGAAATTCGAGAGGAGATTAGTAAAATACAAAGACTTACCTGATTATTTACAAGATAACGAATTCATCTTGGATCATTATCGATGCGAGTGGCCATTGAAGGACGCAGTGTTCAGCGTCTTCTCTTTGCACAACGAATCCCTCAATATCTGGAC GCATTTGGGAGGGTTTTTGATATTTTTGGGGCTAATGGTGATGAGCtgtatggagaagatggagCTGAGAGGATACATCGCCAGTTTCTCCAG CAGCCAAGTTTCTGGAGCgttgatgttgaattttaagaACGTCTCTGGTGATGATCACACGTTTACT GATTCGCAGTTGACTCACATTTCACAACAGTCAATTGTCCACATGCATGAACAGGATAACGAAGAATTAATTCCTTTATGGCCatggtttattttcttatcaGGAGCAATGGGTTGTTTGGTCTGCAGCTCCATTTCTCACCTACTTGCTTGTCATTCCAAGCAGTACAGCCTCTTCTTTTGGCGTCTAGATTATGCTGGCATTTCTCTTATGATTATTTGCTCTTTTTTTGCTCCTATCTACTATGCTTTTTACTGTGACCCAATTCCACAAATCTTCTACATAACCTCCATTACTGTAATTGGTGTCCTTGCCATTATTACTCTTCTAGCACCTTCTCTTTCTTCGCCTCAATACCGACCCTTCAGAGCTACTTTGTTCCTCCTCATGGGGTTGTTCGGGGTGGTTCCTGCTGCACATGCTGTTGCTCTCAACTGGAACCATCCGCATGTATATGTATCCATCGGTTATGAGCTTCTTATGGGGATTCTGTATGCTGCTGGAGTCATGTTTTATGTTACTAGAATACCGGAACGTTGGAAGCCTGGTGCTTTTGACATTGCAGGACACAGTCATCAGATTTTTCATGTGTTTGTGGTTCTTGCTGCACTTGCACATAGTGCTGCTACTTTGGTAATTCTGGATTTTCGCCAGAGATCACCTTCCTGCTCATGA